The nucleotide sequence TGTGAGCACCCGAGACCCCTCTGTAACCTAGCGAGGAAGGGCAAGGTGGTGCATGAGAGGCACAGAGCAGGGAGGAGGCCAGAGTGAATGATTTACAGGTTCCTGGGACACTGGGGCTAAGGGGGAAGTCCAGGCTCCTGCAACAGGTGTCTGATGAGGGGCCGGCCACTCCCAGGCTCAGAATGAGTAACTTGTAGGCAAGATGCCAGTGAGAGTTGGTAAGGGGAGAGGGTGCAAACCATCAGAACTGAGCATAGTGGCCAGAGCCCCAGCTCACTCCCCTAAATGGAAAGCTCACCCTCCGCTCGAGTTCTGTCATCCGCAGAATGTCTCATCCCCGTCGAACGGGCTGCTATGAGAGGTGCGGATGGATCCCCACATCTCTAAAGCATGTGCGGTTTAAGGTCCGGAGAAGCCACAGGCAGACAGCTCCCAGTGCACGGCCCTTAGGCAGGAACTCCTGGTGAGCTGTCCTGAAAATCCTGGCCCCCAGATTTGGAGCGAGTAGAGCTGACACTGGCTCCCGGGGTTTGGTCCTTGGTTAGCTCTCCAGGTGTCTCTGCTATGTGCTTATTTGAACAAGCAGACCTCTACGGATATACAGGGGACCCACATGCCAGGGTGGCTAAGGATCATCTCCCTAGGCCTCATTTTCTgaatctgtaaaatggagataaCCGTTAAGGACAGTCATGGTGGCTATGGGCCaaacactttgtgtatgtgcctcaacaacttgggttttttttgtttgtttgtttggttggttggttggttgattgattgggttttgttgttgttgttgttgtttgagacaaggtttctttgtgtaacagccctggctgtcctggaactttttttgtagaccaggctggcctcaaactcacagagattcacctgcctctgtctcccaagtgctaggattaaaggcatgcaccaccacaccagctaTGCATccgttttttttttacattaaaaaaaaatgggattcAAGACCATCTAGGGAGGGGGAGATGGCCCAGGAAAGCTGTTTACTGCCAAGCCTGGTGTCCTGAAttccatccctgggacctacaAGGCCAAAGCAGATGTAGTTAAACATGTTTAAAAAGCTAGGACTATTTGTTCTCAGAAACACACTAGAGCCCATCACACAGAGAATGGCTTTCCACAATCGTCTCCAGCCTTGGGATGTACAGTTTCACCCGAGATGAAGAGGGCTCCTTGTGCGATACCTGGCATACAGCAGGTACACACAGAGATGGATGGAGCCTATTCTTTCCCAACAGCGGTGGGGTGGCCCCTGTGGGAATGCCAGAAAATGGGGCTGTGTCCTACTGGTATGCTGCATTTGTAAGGTTCCTTCCAACTTGGAAGCAGGAGGCTCCCAATGTTTGTTGATCCTTAGATTGTGTTTGTTATTATTGCTGAAAGAAATCTAGGGCTGATTTCCCAGTTTGAAAGCCTAGACAACAGGCCTGCCCAGCTGGAAGACAGGATAGTGTTGCGGTGGCCTGTACTGTGGTCCTTATCCAGCCCAGGGCAGACAAGGAGAGCCTGGCCTCTGCTCCAAGACAGACTGACTCCCAGAAAAATCAAATGGTCTCTAGGTCAGCACTTCTGGGTTTGCGGCTCCAAGGGCTGACTAACTCTGTCTATCAGGATGTGGGCCTATTAGGAGTCCAGCCTAGACCCTCTGTGACCTCTCACTAGGTGGGCCACCTCCTCTGGCTGTACATTAAGATGACACTCCCACccagcgtgcacacacacacacaaaggcaaacaTACACAGCCCGCCCCCCAACACATGTGTGTATGGGAGTTTGTTAAAAATACCTATTGCTAGGTTCTACcatttgggggcggggggagcggTGATAATGTTACCAAGGGtcaagctcagctctgcctctcagCTACACCTCTGCCCCCTCATCTTTAGCAAGCTCCAACTGAAGTGTTCTTAAACAAGTCCCTCACCTGTGGGTCTCATTCTCTCCTGATGAGGGATGGGTGTCAGCACCAAGATATGGAACCCAGAACTTCATGTATGCTAGGTACGCACTCTTCCGTTGAACTGCAGCCCCAGACCACAGGCCCTCTATGCTCAAGTTCCATGCCATTCTGAGTCTGCCTCACTACTCACCACTATCCAGGGACACTCATAGGGAGGGCACACCCATATATCCTCCCGCCTAGTAGAGCAGGGGGGCAATGGCTTGCCCACCTATGTCTGTGGTGCCTGCTTGGGGGATGCTTAGGGAGGTGGGAAAGGAAGCCGTTGGATCCCACTTCAAGATGGAGATGAGAGAACAGATCCAGAAGGGTCACTGGGTCATGTGATGGGGACAGCTGCAGAGCCAAGGaacaaagagaagggaagaaagatgggcgtgggggtggggtcaaAGGTATTTGGAGGACCTGCTTCCTGCCACCCCCGGAGGACCATTGGCCAATGCCTTTCCCAAGTcttgtggagacagaggaagaacaCCAGAGAATAAGTTCTGGCGTGGGTGATTTGTGCCAACACTGCCCCTGACCCTTGGTAGGACCCCTCTTCTCCATTCTGTGCCTTCATGTTCCATCTACTCAAAGAGAGCTGGATGGTGTGTCCTGGGAAGACAGACAAGCACAGAGTGGCCATCTTTTGTATAGAAAAGATATATGAGAAGAAAGAATTCCAAGTATGCTGAGCATAGAGATAACTTTAAAGACCCTGGGGATGTCATCCAGATTAACACGGGGGGCTACCAAAAAGTGACAGGGTTTGAGCAAGCCCGTGGAGTTAGCACTATGCCAAGATCTGCAAAGGCCAGGTGCTCACTGCGGATCCAAACCTAGCACCAAGAGAGGTGGGCCAGTCTGTATACTTAGTGGAAGGACCAGACAAGTGTTTGAGCTTTCCTGGGTTCCCTCCCTGCCCAGAACACAGAATAGATGTGAAAACACTTTGTAAAGGGCAAAGAGCTATGGAAGCCCCCAACTTCCCACCCCAAAAGTAGAACTGAGCTATTTGAAGAAGTGGATGGTAGAGCTCTCTGTTGGGAACAAGAGGAATGTTGCCTGATGGGAAGTCACATGTCAAAGAACACCCTAGAGTGTAGAGATCTGATTATGCCATCTGTTGCCATGCCATCTCAATTCCAGCCTTTTCTCCCGTCTGTGTCACCTGTTGCAGGGTCTCtgctgcagcagctcctgccctGCCTGTCCTCAAGATACTGGAAGCCATTCTGAAGTCATGGGGCGTTCTAGGCCCACTGTTCATTCTTGTGTTAGATGAGGGGAAACTACAGGCTATTGTGTCATGGCTCCTCACTCAGGCCCTGGAGGAAGGATGAGGCTGACAGGGTTGGGTTAAGCACAGCCAAGTCTGAGGAAGCCTCATGAGGAAATCGGTAGCCTGGTGAGGGCCCTCTTCCACCACCTCTTCTTCCCACTCAGAGTCATCCATCATGGTTGCACCCGGCAGCTCTCAAGCCACCTGTGCATCTGGACCACCATATTTTCCTTGAGGCTCACAACCAGACCCGGCTTTGGGAGGAAGCAAAAACAAGGAACTTTAgaaacttgggctggagagatggctcagaggttaagggcgttggctgctcttccagagggctgggttcaattcccagcacccacatggaggctcacaaccatttgtaagtcTAACTCtaggggaatctgatgccctcttctgatcttcaCGGGCACCAGGGACACACATGgggaaacattcatacacataaaataatagacTAAGTTTAAAAGTTTAGGGTAAGATGGTCCTGAAAGTCTTCACCTAGATTGGCCATATACTGCTGGTACATCCCCATATAAGCCACTAGAacctttctggtttttgtttttatttgttttctttgtggcaTTAACCAGTTTTCAAGTGCTCAACTGCTGTGTGTTCTGCACTTCCTCAGTGACAGGAAGTTCTAAGATGCCACTGCCAGCTCACTGCCCACCGGGGACCAGGAGCCCTAGCTACCTAGCTTGCCTCACTACACTGAGGTCACACTAGCTGCTCCATTCTCATCCTTCCAAAGTTATCCTGTGAGGACCCTCAGTCCGGAGTGCAACGCCATCCCTTCCACTGATGGCTCAGCCGCCAAAGCAGCCCTTCCTGCGTGGTGTTACTGCTTCCTCATCTTCGCTCATCAATGCCAGTCCAAAAGTGTCCCATTCTAGGATCAATGATGCTGCTTTTGAAGAGTGGCTGAGCACACACCCCGAGTGCCTAGGAGACACCAGCTCATTTCGTCTTGACTGTGCTGGTTGCTCAGCACTAGTCTGGTCTGTGCTCCATGGCAGGCCTTCAAAAAACCAAGCACACCAATTAAGCAACTACCAACAGTGATCAGGAATGCAGAGGACCACGGATAAGGAGCTGAGGCTGGGCTAAGTTGGTTACAGGGGGGAACTTCTTCACTTAGCCTTGGGAAAATCTCTTGGAGGAAGTGGCTTATAGACCAAGAGCTGTAGGTTGAGAAGGAAGCAGCTTCCATGTCAGATATGGGAATAATACTCCAGAAAGAGAAAATGGCTTACGCAAAGACATTTGGATGGAGGTTCCAAGTGGGAAGCTGAATCCCAGTTCTCTGAGGGCAGGCAAAGACCCCACCTTTGTTCAGCCATAGCTCCCATCACCCAACTGAACCCTCAGCACAGAAGAGAATAGCATTACCCACCTGCCTGGAAGGATGGATAAGGGACGGAGGGATGGACAGAGGGGAGGCACAAGCTGTGGCTAGAGGACTACCAGAACCTCTGGCTGAGGGGGTCTGGGGTTGATTTCAGAGCCCAGGCAGGCCTGAGGGTGACAAGCTCAGACTTCTCCTTCCTGCTTATGCCAAGATGAGGCCTGACGGGGGAGACCCGGGGAAAGGGCAGCAACACATGGTGATGACCCTGACCCCAGATGTTATGGCTGTTTGTGAATCCCAGGAGCTTCAGGCCTGTCCAAGAAGAGGACTTTCTTCCCAAAAGCTGGCCCCAGATGCTAACAAAGCTGTCTGGATGTCAGAACAACTCCTGAGGCTCTAAAGCACAAGATCTGCTGGGGAAAAGGGACACACGTTCcacaacactctctctctctctctctctctctctctctctctctctctctctctctctctctctctctctctctccagccacttTCTAACTAGGTCATTCCCAGCTACATCTGAGAGCTGAGGTGTCAGGTGCAGCTTCTGCTGCAGGGAAAACCAGCTTTAAAGAGTCAGCCcgccttctttcttctcccctctctgtccCCACTTACTCAGCTCCTCCCTGCTGGCCTCATTTCCCTCACCTGGGTGGGCACTGGCCGGAAAGCAAGCAGCCAAGGAGAGATCTTGGGCTGGGTCCTTGAGTCTGTTGCTTTGTTTGACAAACCCTTGGCAGGCTGTGGATCCTGGTTGGAACTGAATGTTGTCATACCCTAGGTGTGTGAGCTTGGGCAGGCCACATGGCCTCTCTAAGCCTCTTCGATTTTATCTGTAAAACGTGTCCAATGATAGAGCTTTTTATCTCTCGGGGTAGGTATGAGGCCTAAGTAAAGTGGCTCAAAAGGAGGTCTTAGCATAGTGCCTACATGATAAGCTCCTACTATGTGCACACCAGAGCAGGAGGGGGTTGATTAGGACTGGTCCTTGATAGGACTACAGATGGCGACTGGCAGAAATATGCCACTTGATAGACATAGGTATGatagagatttttaaaacaaGGGGCCATCAGTAGGCTATGACTGCCCTTCACTTGGTGTGGGGTGAATCAAGGAGGGTTTCCTGGATAAAGCAGCCTCGGAGAAGGAGTGGCACTTGAACTGCTAAAGATGCAGTAGAGGGAAGAGAGGGTAGGGCGGATAAAGGTCCCAGGATGTCCATGCAGAAAGTGTGAAGCCTGTTCACACCTGTTCACACCTGTTCACACCTGCCAAGAAGTGTCCCTGAGCCCTGGCCACCTGCCCAGGGCGAGCTGTGCTTTAACAACACTATGGCTTCTAGCACGTAATCCGGTGAAAAGGCTCGGTGGGTAAAAGCCTTTGCTActcaagcctgaccacctgactTTGATTCCTCGAGCCTCTgccaaggtggaaggagaaccaACTCGGCCTCAGtcgtcctctgaactccacacatgCTATGGCTTACAGCCTCCCATACTAATAAGTAAAAATTCTATAAAATAACAACAGTAACCAAaaggccaggctgtggtggtgcatgtcttaaTCCAAGcattaaggaggcagagagaggatctctgagtttgagatcagcctggtctacaggatgaggtccaggacagccagggccacacagagaaatccagccTTGAAaaaccatgatgatgatgatgatgatgatgatgaaggaggaggagaggaaggaagagggggaggaggaggagaaattacCCAGGGTAATAAGGCTCTGGTTATGTGGCATCTAAGAGAATTGGAATCCCAGAGCTAAGTCTCTCAAGCCTCAACTTCTAACAGTCTCCAATAAGTCCCTGAGCTTTTAAGCAAACGACTGGGAGAGTGTCTTCAGTACTGCATTGATTGGGCTGTGGATGCCACTGACTTCAGAAGTGACATGGCTCCCTCAGAGCCAGGTAACCCTTTATTCCTGGATTGTAGCCTAACTGGGGCTCACTGCCTCCCCCATTCATACGTTCCAGCACCCTTTCCTAGAgtaaaaccaaatcaaatcacAGTCTGGCCTTGGCTGCTCCAATTGCTTAGAGTCGGGAGCACTGACCAAGTGTGGGGAGGGTATCCAATCTTTGGCTACTAGCCCGAAATGCTGTCTGGGCAGGCATGGGTCCAAGCCCCAGAGACGGACTCTAGAAATTTGTGGAAGCTGGGGTCTCATCCCTCTCCTGATCTCTCCAGAGATGTCTCCCGGCCCTCTGCTTTCCTGGCTCACTCATCCAACTGAAGGCTCTGAGCATATGCTTGGTACCAGGCAGACACGGAGCAGGTGCCCCAACTGTTCCTAGGTCAGACAGACATGGCTCTAGACCTTTTGGGAGCAGATACCATGCAAACATACATGGAAGTGGAGGGCacgctggaatttgacagggttctAAAGGGCACCCATCAGAAACCATCCAAGGCAGCGGAGGTGGAAAGTGTGACTTGGGAATCACAGAGGGCCTCTCCTTCAGCCATGCACAGAAAGCGAGAAGGAGCCAGGCAAGCGTGCAGAGAGTCAGAGGGAAGAGAAACAGCAACGGCAGCCACAACCAAATGTGTACACAAGACCTGAAACAAGACTTGGCAGACCTGAGGAGTTAAAAAAGAGGGCTGGGTGCTGGGGCAATGATGGCCAAAGGGAGTGGCCCGGGGTGAGGTCCAGAGGTGGGTGGGAACCAAGCATTGGTGCTATAGAGTCTCACAGACCTGAGGAAGGAGTTggaaaccaccaaaaaaaaaaaatttaagctgATTCATCTGCATCTCAACCCTACGTTCCTCATCGGCACATCTGCCCTTTAATTGTCCAGTGCAGATAGTCTAGGCTGTTTGGGgctcaaaagaaggaagaaaggtagCAGGCTGAACACCATATGGACAGAGTCGGTGTGAGCTGGAGGGTGAGGCAGGCAGTGATTTTCCCTCAGCTGTCCCAGACCACTGCATAGCATATGAGCCACTTCTGGGAGGCTGTACCTTCAGTACCCAGGAGAAACTGAGCCAGAGAAGGCAAAGGGCTCTTCCCATGGGGAGAGTCTATACCCTTCCCTCAGCTCCCATTCTGCCTTACTTCAGGAGCATTAGTGAGAGTCATGTGGTTTGAGCAGACCAGAAGGTCCAGACTACTGCATCTTTGGCCTGTCTAATCCGGTTCCTGAAAAAGAGCCCTTCCTGGAATCCAAACCCTTAGTCCTGGCCTGGACTCTCAGAGCTAAGAGAGAAACTGCTTCGCCTTTGGGCGTTCATGGCCCCATCTCCACGAGACAGGAGGCCAGGAGGGCAGCTGGGTTTTCAGGTTCATGCCCAGAGATAAAGGAGGTTTCCTCACATCACATCACCCCAAGTTGTCAGACTCCCCACTCCTCTGACTACTACCCCACTGGTCCACTCCCTCCTGCTCATACAGCTTCGTTATGAAGGCCTTTCTCCAGTGCTCTCCCCGAGGGGAACCGCCTGATCCTCCCCTGAGTCACCTGACCAACAggaagctgctagtggaagagtGGAAAGGTGCTTCCCGTCCTTGACTTCCAAAGAAGACCACACAGGCGGCTGGGGGCAAGGCTCTTACACCTCCTATCCTGTCATCCAGTGTAAAGCTTGCCCCCTGCATTCACGAGCCAGGCTTCAGAGCACAACCTGTCCttccacctacacacacacacacacacacacacacacacacacacacacacacacagacacacacacacagacacacacacagacacacacagacacacacacacagacacacagacacacacacagacacacacacacacacagacacacacagacacacacacacagacacacacagacacacacacacacagacacacacagacacacacacacacacacacacacacacacacacacacacacacacacactgtcttccaAAGGATGGAACATACATTAGTTTTTCCAAGACTCTTTTCTACAGTTAGAAGCAGGGTATATACATCACCATGTAACCTCTCCCTGCTCCTTGTTTCATTGATCACAAAACAGAGACCCTGGGAATTGCTTGAGCAGAGGATTAGAACCGGTATGGTGTTTAGTGTGCCCCACGAGTTCCTGGCTGTGGCCTTGGGCCAGAATTTACCTTGTTTGTACTATAGCTTGCTCATCTTCCAAATAGGGGGGAAGACAGCAACATGTTATATAAGAGTTCCATATTATTAGCTGCTATTACTCAAGGCACGGAAGTGAACAGCCTTGCCCCTCAAATATCTCTGGAGACAAACAGGAGTTTCAGTGTCCCTTGCACTTCTAAGGAAGGGTGTGACTACAACCGAGGCCTGAAGACACTAATCAAACCCTGCTCGCAGCTACCCAGGGGAGTAGATGGGTGTGTGGGAGaaatggagggaagggagaggaggtggaggaagtcCCAGGCCTGCCCCCAGCTGGGAGAAGGGAAGCAAGGGTCGGACATCAAAGAGTAGGCAGGCCAGCTTCCCGCCCTCAAGGCCAGGTGGCCTTTGTCAGGACAGGCCAAACACAATCTGGACAATGAGGTGTCCTGTTCACTTTCCTGCCAACAGGAGTCACTACTGAGCTAAAACAAAGGCAGTTACATGACAAAGGGGGGGGGTGCATAAAGGTCAGGCTGTCCCTCATTAAGCTGGGCCTTTGTccagccccctcccctgcctttgAAGAGGGGTGGATCAGAGGGGCCTGCCCGGGGGCAGGCGCTTCACAGGCCAAGGAACCAAACAGCAGCCACCTTCCCAACTGCTCCTACTGCCCCTCCCCCGGGGTCAAGAGTTCAGGGAGAGTCCTGGGGAGGCTAGGTAGGGACCCCTGTCCCTATGCAACCAATGGGAACTTCGTCAACCAAAGGAAAGGATCGCATCGCTTTCACTGTAGGATAGGGAACCAGTTGGTCCTGGAGGGGAAAGAAGATCCCACATGCCCACAGCAAGATAGGTGCTTGGGTGAGTGTCTGTGGCAGGGTTAGGAGTGGAAGAAGGTGATGAAGATCAGCAGTGCGGGTACTGCTGCGACGACTGGGCATCTGGCCTTCTACTTGTGGCCTTGCCACTTACACAGACCCAACGTCCTCTCTTCCCGGGTTAGCAGTTTCCTCAGCTATACACAAGGACTCAGTTGAGTTACTCAAAGCTCTCAAAGCCTAGAGATAAAGCAGGGCGAAACAAAATGACTTCAGGACAAGAGTGGTCGTGGGCCCCACTCTCGAGAAGCCAATCAGGGCCAGGGCAAAGGTCAAAGAAGGAGACCTGGGCCTCGCCAGGCACCTGTCAGGTCTGGAGGCTCCCACGGGAGAGAAGGGTCCTTACCGCTGCCACCGCCGCCTGCAGCCGCCACGCTGCGCCGCATCCATTCGTAGGGCGTCCGCCTTGGCGCTCCTGGCGAGGACGGTGCGCCCGGAGCCCCGAGGGACTGCGCCAGGATGCCGGGACCAGGCCCGGGAGGCGCGGGCACCGGGCTAAAGTCCGGAGGGGGCCCGAAGGCCAGCGGGGCCGGGCTGGCGGCTGAGGCCGTGGGGCCCGGGCCATAGGCAGCTGCCCAGTCGTCCTTGGGCGCAGGGAAGGGCGCAGCCCAGGTCGGAGGGGGCGCGGGCGCCGGCTCCACGTGCGTGTAACCCGCGAAGTCGGGGTACTGCGGGGGCGCGGGCGCCGGGCCAGGGGGCGCATAGGTCGGAGGGCCCAGGCCGAGGCTGGAGGGTCTGGCGGGGCCTGGGTACACGGGGGAGTCCTTGTCCAGCACATAGCCCACGTACATGGTGACCGCAGGGTCCCCCGCGCATGCTGGGCCCTGGAGCCGCCGCGCCCGGCCGGCCGCCCCGACGACCAGCGACTGCTCACCTGGCCCCGCGGCCGCCGCCGCGCCCGCCCCACCCCGGCCTTTTATAGCCGCGGGCCGTCCGCGGCCCCAGCCGGGCGGCTTTGCATTTCAAAGCGGGGGGAAGCCTCGGGGCCGCGAATCAAAGGGGGAAGCCCGTCGGGCGAGGGGGTTCAAAAGGAGACAAATTGCCGCCCTAAGCGGGAGGTGGATGGGCCAGCGGGCTGGGGACCCGGAGGGCGCGGCCTGGATGACGGTCCGGTCCCAGCTTGGGGTTCCGACTCCTCCTTCGGGGGTCGCAGGGacctccccaccacccacccctggGTTACAGGTGGAGAAACTGGCTCCGAGGAGCGGGGTGGAGTGGTGGCATGACCCTAGGCGAGCCTCACACCGCCCACAGAGCATGGGGACACTGTCAGCAGTGACCACCAGCTTGAGGTGAGGCGGAGAGCAAGGCTGACTTCAAACGGGGGTTCCGTCTGTAAGGTAGCGGGCGTCTctgggaggggtggtggtggggttaggGGTCACGACCCTTCGGGTCCCAGATGAAAGCTATGGTGATGTGCATATGCAGATAGCCAGTCTGCAAGCTACTGTTTCTCTTATTGGCTCCCCAGAGAAATTCTCAAAGGTGTGGACCAGGGGGGTTTCTGGGGACACCTTGGGAAACTTCACAAACTTTTGATGCGTATTACCTTGACATTATCATTGCTGAAATGtttcaaacatacatatacaccgaGTTGCATTGTGTACCTACCTTGCAGCTTCCATTACTTATCGGGTTTCtgtcacctcttttttttttttttttttttttaaatctactgccttttgttttttttcctaaagcaTTTTCggaacaatttaaaaacaaattccagGCTTCATGTCGTTTTACCCCTACACACATCAGCCCGAGTCTTTAAAATACAGGGACAAATTCCTGAGTATTTATTATCGAACAAAGTTTATATTCTGTGTACTCTGActgattgggggaaaaaaaaagaaacaacgcGATTTTGCAGTTGGCTTGATGATCCTCGTTGGTAATGGAAGGGATCCCGCTGGTATTTTAAATGTCCATGTGGGTCTTTCCTGCTCCGttgaagacaggcaggcaggcattccACAGCTACCTGAGCAGGGAAAGGCATAGCTGAGACTGGGAAGAGAAGGCATTGCTGAGGACGGATTCAGGAAGGAAGACTATGGGCCAGGGAGGGAAGTGTGCAGAGGAGTCCTCTGAGATTGGATCTCTGGTGCTCTAGGGCCATGCAGAATTTCCGATGCCTCAAAGCAAGGACACAGGTCTTGGCTATTAGACTTTCCTTCTCTTTACAGGGGCAAGCAGGGGAGTCGAGGCCATGCTGTACCCTGCCGGCAGATGCAGTGCAAAATGCAAATGCCAGGTTGTTCCAAAATGACCTAGAATTTCATAGTGGCAGGATTCAGCTGAGCCCTGTGCGAGTGCACAGATGACCTGCCCGTGAAGGTGTCCTCAATCAGTGACACTTACACATAGCAGTAAGCCTAATGGTCCCCTTCCTGCTCAATGGATGGAAGCAGGGAGGCCCAGAGAGGAAAGGGCAGAACTCCAGTTCATGCTTTATAATGATGGCTGCTTACAAGAGAGGGGAAGGTAGCTACTTGTCGCCAACACAGATGACGGTATGAGCACATGGGTGTCACAGCATGGGGGAGGGGCGCCACATTCTCAGGTCAGAAGACACCTAGAGTTCTGGGTTCCAGTGAGAGCACAACCAAGAGATACCCCAAGAGGGCAGAATTCTGCTCTCACCTGGGGTAACCAGGCCTGCTCCTCACTGTGGGAAGTGAAGGCCTAGCATGGAGGGCAGGGACCTGAGAGAGAGAGCTGCAGGCATGGAGTCTAACCTACCTGTCTAGAATGAATGCTCACTGTAGGACCATCCAGTACAAAGCAGACGGATGGTCCTGTAGTGAGTGAGTTTATCGTCAAGGGAGGTGTGCAAGGGATGGCTGGGTATCTCCAGTGAGGGGTCACACTTTTTCTGGGGAAAGCAGGAAATTGGTGGCCTCTAATCCTCTCTATGCCAGTTCTTGCCTAGTCAAGAGGCTTGCCATTTGGGATTAGAAATTTATTTGCTCACATATTCATCCCTTTGACACGGACAGACTGACCCACACAACCGTGCTGGCGCCATGTTCAATATGGAATGAAGCCCCTTCTAACTTAAGGTGCCTTCAGTCCTGGGGGGCAAGGCGTGAATTAAATGTTCAGTGAAGGGAATATCACATCTTGGATCTAGTTGGGAGCCAAGCTAGAGAATTCTTTGGGAAGGAGGTGACACATCAGTCGGGGCGAGTAGACAAGGGCAGTGTAGTCCAGTGGTCAGTGTGCGCCAAGGCCTTAGG is from Mus musculus strain C57BL/6J chromosome 18, GRCm38.p6 C57BL/6J and encodes:
- the Gm52351 gene encoding uncharacterized protein Gm52351; protein product: MVTAGSPAHAGPWSRRARPAAPTTSDCSPGPAAAAAPAPPRPFIAAGRPRPQPGGFAFQSGGKPRGRESKGEARRARGFKRRQIAALSGRWMGQRAGDPEGAAWMTVRSQLGVPTPPSGVAGTSPPPTPGLQVEKLAPRSGVEWWHDPRRASHRPQSMGTLSAVTTSLRVSLDSREPFSAVSIWDGRHPPPFSAS
- the Cdx1 gene encoding homeobox protein CDX-1 — protein: MYVGYVLDKDSPVYPGPARPSSLGLGPPTYAPPGPAPAPPQYPDFAGYTHVEPAPAPPPTWAAPFPAPKDDWAAAYGPGPTASAASPAPLAFGPPPDFSPVPAPPGPGPGILAQSLGAPGAPSSPGAPRRTPYEWMRRSVAAAGGGGSGKTRTKDKYRVVYTDHQRLELEKEFHYSRYITIRRKSELAANLGLTERQVKIWFQNRRAKERKVNKKKQQQQQPLPPTQLPLPLDGTPTPSGPPLGSLCPTNAGLLGTPSPVPVKEEFLP